Genomic DNA from Methylobacterium aquaticum:
GTGCTGACGCGCCACTGGCGCCAGCTCGGGCTCGCGCTGGACGAGGCGGATTTCACGGATGTCCAGGCGATGGCGTCGATCGCACGGATCACGGGCGGCAACTTCCGGCTGCTTCAGCGCCTGTTCGTGCAGATTGCGCGCATCCTCAAGATCAACGAGCTGAGGGTGATCACGAACGACGTCGTCGAGGCGGCTCGCAGTACGCTAGTCATCGGCGCCACTTAGCGCACGAAAAAAGCCGCCAGTTATCGCTGAAGGTCACAGCGTGCGGCCGGATTGCCGCGGCCCCTGTCGGCAAACACATGTTTTCCGTACAGACGGGCCTGATACGCGGAATGGCTGCGAGGAGTGAAAAGCAACCCTATGCCTTTGGCCCGCTCCCCCACGGCTGGGATTGCGGTTGCTGGACGGCGCGGTTTCCGAACCGCCTGTCGATCCTGAGAAGCGAACGCAGATGCTTCCGACGCAGCAGATGCGAAAATTGCGGGTGGCAAAGCTGATGGCATCGACGGCCACCCTGTGCGCTTGGCTGGCGCTCCAGGCGCAGGCTTGTTACCTATTGCAGATGGCTTCCCAGCTTATCACCGATCCGACCAAAAGCGCCCTGGAGGAAGGAACATCCTTCGGCACCCCCAGCGGGGTCGAGCAGGAGCTAACGAGAGACATAGTCGAACTTCAAATTGCCGAACCGTTCAATCCGGATGATATTGAAGTCGCCACCCGCTCGATGACGATCGATCTTCTGCTGTCGCGTATCAAAGCAGGAGATATCGACCTTGAGCCGGACTTCCAACGTCGGCGTGGCATTTGGAATGAGCGTCAGCAGAGTCGGTTGATCGAATCCCTGCTCCTAAAAATTCCCCTTCCCACGCTTTATGCGGCGGAGGATGATGAAGAGCGGTGGGCGATCGTTGACGGTATTCAGCGCCTGACCACCATCACACGATTTATGGCGCCAGACTCAATCGATGAGACACCGCTGCGTCTGACAGGCCTCGAATATCTTGGCAGCTCGTTTGATGGGCTTCTGTTTGATGATTTGCCCAGCCGCCTCAAACGAAGGCTTCGTGAGTCCGAACTTGTCGTGCACCTTATCCGACACGGCACGCCGCAGGAGGTTAAATTTAATATTTTCGCGCGGATCAACACTGGTGGCATGCCGCTGTCCGCGCAGGAGTTGCGCCATGCGCTGATACCTGGTCAAGCTCGCCAGTTTCTCGGAGATCTGGCTCAGCTAGCGGCGTTCAAGGAGGCGACGGCCAACAGCATCCGCGACGAGCGCATGGCAGATCGTGAGATGATATTGCGTTTTATGGCATTTATTTTACACAATCCAGAAGAATACCGCTCGTACGATTTTGACCGATTTCTAAGCGATGCAATGCGTGATCTAAATTTGATCTCGGACGCAAGGCGTGATCAGCTGCGAGATG
This window encodes:
- a CDS encoding DUF262 domain-containing protein, producing the protein MLDGAVSEPPVDPEKRTQMLPTQQMRKLRVAKLMASTATLCAWLALQAQACYLLQMASQLITDPTKSALEEGTSFGTPSGVEQELTRDIVELQIAEPFNPDDIEVATRSMTIDLLLSRIKAGDIDLEPDFQRRRGIWNERQQSRLIESLLLKIPLPTLYAAEDDEERWAIVDGIQRLTTITRFMAPDSIDETPLRLTGLEYLGSSFDGLLFDDLPSRLKRRLRESELVVHLIRHGTPQEVKFNIFARINTGGMPLSAQELRHALIPGQARQFLGDLAQLAAFKEATANSIRDERMADREMILRFMAFILHNPEEYRSYDFDRFLSDAMRDLNLISDARRDQLRDAFVSAMKSAKAIFGDDAFRKRYRPGDSRFPINRALFEAISVSLAHLSEQERERCISRKEEICTRMMDAMRDSAFEGSISQGTGDPAKVRRRFETVSRIFAEFANV